A stretch of the Gracilinanus agilis isolate LMUSP501 chromosome 4, AgileGrace, whole genome shotgun sequence genome encodes the following:
- the VANGL1 gene encoding vang-like protein 1, with protein FLCPHRLVVAVEEAFVHIRRLQAEEQQKVPGEVMDPREAAQAIFPSMARALQKYLRTTRQQHYHTMESILQHLSFCITNNMTPKAFLERYLNAGPTLQYEKDRWFSKQWTLVSEEAVTNGLRDGAVFVLKCLDFSLVINVKKIPFIVLSEEFVDPKSHKFVLRLQSETSV; from the exons TTCCTGTGCCCTCACAGGCTGGTGGTCGCTGTGGAGGAAGCCTTCGTTCACATCCGCCGtctccaggcagaagagcagcagaaGGTCCCTGGAGAAGTGATGGACCCCAGAGAGGCAGCCCAAGCCATCTTCCCTTCCATGGCCAGGGCTCTGCAGAAGTACCTGCGAACCACCCGGCAGCAGCATTATCACACCATGGAGAGTATCCTGCAGCATCTGTCCTTCTGCATCACCAACAACATGACCCCCAAG GCTTTCCTAGAACGTTACCTCAATGCCGGTCCCACCCTGCAGTATGAAAAGGATCGATGGTTCTCCAAGCAGTGGACACTCGTTAGTGAAGAAGCTGTTACAAATGGACTAAGGGATGGAGCTGTTTTTGTTCTTAAGTGCTTGGACTTCAGCCTTGTAATTAATGTGAAGAAAATCCCCTTCATCGTGCTTTCTGAAGAGTTCGTAGACCCCAAATCTCATAAATTTGTCCTTCGCTTACAATCTGAGACATCAGTTTAA